In Corylus avellana chromosome ca8, CavTom2PMs-1.0, the genomic stretch ataaatgtaaCGAATAACAATGAATTATCTACACATCAGTTTTAGTAAGCTTttgttagtaaaagagttagtaccttagtatttatcaaaataaaatggctttcatttgtttgtttggttataATTAGACCCATTGCGTTTGGGCGTGAGTTCTATAATTGAACATAAAGAATACATGTTTCAATCCCAAcgaatttaatttcaattaaaattgaatcTAAATCGTATCTAagagaaatattaattaagagTTCATTCAAATCTATTACAATCggatgcttttaaaaaaaatgtatatataattttaaaggttaaactgtgAGTTTAAAAGTCAAATCACGATTTTACTAAACGtttaactacatttttaaaaaaaaaaattacattttttaaattgttattttttaaatcgcacattttaaaaGTGTAAATCCAAACAAACTTATTCATGAGGTGTTATTGTGAAGAATTAAATCAATATATTTGAAACAGAAAGTTTGTAACAAATGGTGTTTGAATCACCATAGTGACTTCATGTCATCTTTCAAGGAGGTGATCAAtttgcagaagaaaaaaaatgtagaagaTGTTAGAAAATCACCGACCTTAGAGGACCGAAGGGATTCTGATGCCAAAGTCAATAAGGAGTGAAAGGGAGAGCTTTCTCTGGTAATGCAAGAATCAGTGATAATGTGCATAATATTGAAATTGTGTACCTTGAGTCATATATACAAGCATGTAGAACATTTCAAAGTCTTATGGAGTCATAGCTCTAGGTTCCTTGGTCTATTAAGGCCCTTTTATATGCCGTGGGCTTAAAGATGATTCTTAGGTCTTAAAAGAGTCCTATGATTTTATTGAATGATTGGTGAATATATCAGTGAGAGTTTTAGAAATGTATCAAGAGTTTGCAATGGACCTTAGCTTACTAGGTCATGCCGGTCAATAATTTGAAACTTTATTATCCATACCAAACTCATAGGCTCTCGAGTCTCTATTCTTAACGTGGCTAGTTGAGAGTATACGGGGATTTAAATCCACAACTAGCAATTCGGGCAGCATATGTAATAAAGCTTACAAAGAATTCACTTGTCTAAATAGGTGGCcaatcatttcaaaatttatttaaatatgtgAGTTTTATATAATTTTGGACAATGAATTGTTGAATATCTcgatccaatatatatatatatatatatatatatatatagcatattaGGAATATTCAacaatgttcatgtttgtcattAATCAAGTGCACAACTGCTATTCCCCACTAATGAAGGATTAAATGCGACTAATGGCACTAATTTGCATAAAAAGATTGGCAATTATATATAGTCTCAAACTAAGTCCTCCAAATTTGTTTGGGCTGCAGAGCGATGGCCCATTTGGCGTTGGTTAAAAAGAATACGCACCCATTGCAGTGACGACACGCTGTAGAGATTCTAGAGAAGGAACTCTTAACGCGACGTGGGGGTCTCCTTAATCACGCTAGCCGCTTATTTCTTCGACCAAAGACGAAGAAGTTAGGGTTCCGGAAACTTCTGTCTCTGGATCCATTGTCGACTCGATTTTGTTGCTTGAGAGCTTAATTTCGCGGTAATTTTATGTTCCCTTATGAATTTAAGTATACAGTTATCAGTTTCCAATCAATTTTAATCGTTGATTCAGGTCCATTATAAACTCAAGAAATCCATAAGGTCTTAGAGGTTCCGAAGGGACTGATTTGTTTATTCAATTTCTGGTGTAGTTTATTGTATTATATGATTTTTGGTTTGGTTCTTGTTTGGTTTGATCTGTGAATCCAACAGGAGGAAGCAATGGATGAGGGAAAACATAAATCTAGGCGAGAGGAATCGGAGAAGAGTGAGGAGGATGTGAAGCGGAGCCACCACCGCGATcgcgagagagaaagagagaaggagaggaATGGAGAGAGGCACAGGGAGAAGAGGAGCAGAGATAGTCGGCGatcggagagagagaggagcagTGATTCCGATGACAAGTATGAGAAGGAGAGGGAGAAGGAgaagcagagagagagggaaagagccagagagaagaagagggaaagagagagggaagagagggagagggagaaagagagagagaaagagaagagagagagggcgAGGGAGAAggacagagagagggagagagagagagagaagagggaaagggagagagaggagagggagagggagagagaggagagggaaaGGGAGAAGGAAAGGGAGAGGAAGGAgcgagaaaaagaaagggagaaggaaaaagagaaggagAGGAGGAGGCGAAGAGAAGCCGACAGTGATGGCAGCGATGGTGGTGATGAGCACAGGGAGCGTGATAGGAAGCGGCGAAGGAGAGACAATGATGATTACAAGGAGAGAGATCGTGAACGGAGCAGCAGCAGGCCTCGCAAGCACAGGGATGACAGTGAAGAGAGGAAAAAGAGTGGTGACGATGATTCGGATAAGATAGAGAAGAAACAAACACGGGAAGAGGAGTTAGAGGATGAGCAGCGGAGATTGGATGAGGAAATGgaaaagaggaggaggagagtgCAGGAGTGGCAAGAGTTGAGGAGAGCCAAGGAAGAAGCTGAGAGAGAGAATCATGGGGAAGCTACTGCTGATGAACCAAAGTCTGGTAAGGCCTGGACTCTTGAAGGAGAGTCTGACGACGAAGAAGTACCGCATACAGGAAAATCAGAGACAGAAATGGATGTGGATGAAGAGGCCAAGCCTACCAATGAAAAAGAGGGTGATCAGGATTCAGTGTTTGTTGATTCCGAGAATGGAACGGTTGCATCCACTTTGGCAAATGTGGGCAATGGTGCTGCTGGAGATGATGAGGAAATTGATCCATTGGACGCTTTCATGAATTCTATGGTGATGCCTGAAGTTGAGAAGCTAAACAATACTTTGGCGCCCTCAACTGTTGAGGATAAGAATGTGGACTCGAAGAACAAAGATAAGAAGCATGAAGGAAGTAACAGCGAACAGCCCCGGAAGGGTCCAAAAAAATCTATGGGGAGAATAATGCAGGGTGAAGATTCAGAGTCAGATTATGGTGACCTTGAGAAGGATGAGGATCCTttagaagatgaagatgatgatgagttCATGAAAAGGGTGAAGAAGACAAAAGCTGAGAAGCTTTCTATAGTTGACCACTCAAAGATTGATTATATACCGTTCAGAAAAAATTTCTACATCGAAGTGAAAGATATTGCAAAGATGACTTCTGAAGAGGTTGTTGCTTACAGGAAAGAATTGGAATTGAAGCTACATGGTAAGGATGTGCCAAAGCCGATCAAAACCTGGCACCAAACTGGACTTACAAGTAAAATCTTGGAGACAATAAAGAAACATAACTTTGAAAAGCCAATGCCAATTCAAGCCCAGGCTTTGCCTATAATTATGAGTGGTCGAGACTGCATAGGTGTTGCGAAAACTGGCTCGGGCAAAACCCTTGCATTTGTGCTGCCAATGTTGAGGCATATCAAGGACCAGCCAGAGGTGGTAGCTGGAGATGGGCCTATTGGGCTTATAATGGCACCGACGAGGGAGCTTGTACAGCAGATCCACAGTGATATAAAGAAGTTTGCCAAGGTGCTTGGTATCAGGTGTGTGCCTGTGTATGGAGGTTCCGGTGTTGCCCAACAAATTAGTGAATTGAAGCGGGGCACTGAGATTGTTGTCTGTACTCCAGGCAGGATGATTGACATACTTTGCACAAGTGGGGGGAAAATTACAAATCTGCGTAGAGTCACTTATTTGGTCATGGACGAAGCTGATCGAATGTTTGACATGGGTTTTGAACCTCAAATTACTCGAATTGTTCAAAATATTCGGCCAGATCGCCAAACAGTTCTCTTCTCTGCCACTTTCCCTCGTCAGGTTGAAGTTTTGGCGCGTAAGGTGTTAAACAGACCTGTGGAGATACAAGTTGGTGGGAGAAGTGTTGTGAACACGGACATAACACAGTTGGTTGAGGTGAGGCCGGAAAGTGATAGGTTCTTTAGATTGTTGGAATTACTGGGGGAATGGTATGAGAAAGGAAAAATTTTGATATTTGTCCACTCGCAGGAGAAGTGCGATGCTTTGTTCAGGGATCTTCTCAGGCATGGTTATGCTTGCCTATCTCTTCATGGGGCCAAGGATCAGACAGATCGCGAATCCACCATTTCTGATTTTAAGAGCAATGTCTGCAATTTGCTGATTGCAACTAGTGTTGCTGCCAGGGGATTAGATGTCAAGGAGCTTGAATTGGTGATCAACTTTGATGTTCCAAACCACTATGAAGATTATGTTCACCGCGTTGGTCGTACAGGTCGAGCTGGCAGGAAAGGCTGTGCTATCACATTTATCTCTGAGGAAGATGCTAGATATGCACCTGACCTTGTAAAAGCATTAGAGCTCTCTAAGCAAGCTGTTCCTGATGATCTGAAAGCTGTAGCTGATAGTTTTATGACAAAAGTGAATCAGGGACTTGAGCAAGCCCATGGGACTGGCTATGGTGGAAGTggttttaaatttaatgaagaggaagatgaagtgAGGAGAGCAGCAAAGAAAGCACAGGCCAAAGAATATGGTTTTGAGGAGGACAAATCAGATTCGGACGATGACAATGAAGGTATACGGAAGGCAGGTGGAGACATATCACAGCAGGCTGCCTTAGCTCAGATAATTGCTGCTGCCTCTAAAGTCAGTACACCTTCTATGCAAACCCCCGTCTCTGCTTCCCAACTGCTTCCCAATGGTGGACTACCTGTTACGTTACCAGGCGTTATTGGTCTAACAATACCCGGAACAGCGCCAGTAGTGCCTGGGTCTGGTTTGCCAGCTGCCAATGAGGCGGCAGGGGCGGCTCGAGCAGCAGCAATTGCAGCTGCTTTCAACTTACAGCAAAATTTGGCGAAGATTCAAGCTGATGCATTGCCTGAACATTATGAAGCGGAGTTGGAGATAAATGATTTTCCCCAGAACGCTCGATGGAAGGTTACCCACAAGGAAACTTTGGGCCCAATTTCGGAGTGGACTGGAGCTGCTATTACTACCAGGGGCCAGTATTTCCCTCCAGGTCGGATTGCAGGACCTGGAGAACGAAAGCTTTACTTGTTCATTGAGGGCCCTACTGAGCAATCCGTCAAGAAAGCTAAATCAGAATTAAAACGTGTTTTGGAAGACATCACGAACCAGGCATTACAACTGCCAGGTGGAGCCCAGCCAGGCAGATACCAAGTTTTATAAGTGTAAGAACACGATTCCTATTCATACAGCCATTGTAGGCATAACGTTACTTGCTTCTGTTGGATTTAAATTCAGTTTCAACTTCTAGTCGTTATTTCTTGCTCAGTTAATAAGTTGGATGAATTTCTATTCACTATTGGTTGGGACGTGGGCTATATTTTTCTGGTGAACTTTAGTTTGGGTGTAGCACAAGGTATCTAATCTTGtatctaaaattaaaattatttgcatCTTTTGTTGAAGTATGTGGATCAAGCTTTAGGTATGATTATTCAaccattttgaaaattgttttaggttgtgttttgaaaataattttttataagtatcAAGTCAGTTTCTACAGCTGAAAAAATAAGCAGTGTTTTAAATTTACTCCTATAGGAAGGTGTGAGAAGttttttagatttgttttgCTCTTTGAAAAGTTTTCTGTAGTTTGTTTTGGAAAGTATGTTATTGGTGGGGCCTCATTTTTTaggaagtgtttttttattgtttgaaaaGAGGAAAGAGTTTCCAAAAAGTTTGCCAAACTCCTCTTTTATTCCCTCCTTTTCTGTTCATAGCTTGAACTAGTACTTGTGGATGAGGAGCTGaaagcatctatatatatatttctgattTTCCCCCCCTCACCATCGTAATATCTTGTAGTTGTATTGGATGTGCTGTAAAATGTTAtgaattctttttttgatttcCGCATTCTCCCGacccttttgattttttcttttcttatggCGCGAGGGATGTTTTAAGCCTATGCTCGCATGTCCAATATTGTCTCTGCCACTTACCTTTGCTATCGTGGCTGTGAAAGGGATGGAGATTATGGTGCGATGCTTTTTCCTCATGTTCCTGTTGTTTCATTTAGAGTTATGTGTCTTGATCTCTGTTTTCTATACTTTATATTGTTCTCTTTGCATGAGTTTTGGGATCTCTGATATTATGTTTATGTGtcgtatttaattttttattcttttgtatttttcaggTTCACAGTTGGGAAATTCCAGGAGCCAAATTGTTGCTATATTGGCAAATTTTGTTATGGTTAGATATCCACAGGAGTGCTAGACCTAATCAGGTCGCCTCCTAGTAAGAGGATCTTCATTTGTTGGTTTTGCATGGGGTTGCTTAGAAGTGATCTTCAGATTTAATTGGCTTGGCTGACCTTAAAATGGATGTCTATATAATACATACTTTATAACAAGTTGTTTGATCTCTTTACAGTAATCAGCACCTCATTTCCAGAAGTGTTTAATCTCCAGTAGTCAGTACCTCATACCCAGAATGTGTTTCATATATTGATGAACTTTGGGGATGTAACCTATGACGCCTATTGTCAAGGATGCTTTTGGGGtgattcttttttcctttctggatattcttataaaatagcCAGTTGGTGTGATGAACTTTTTCTGTTTCcatattttctataaaaatgattGTCATCATGCATAATATTGTTATTGAAGTTTTGCTAATGCTTTGTTTCTCTGTTTCAGCCTGAAATAGCAAGAGAACAGTTTCTGatggttattttaattttcattcatcaaattttgatttgatcacTTGATATTGGTACAGCAGGCACCGAGCCTTCCTTCCAGGACTGTCAATCTGGGAAACCATTCATACCACATGAGAAGCTAGGAGGGAGAAACCGAAACAGGAGGTTGGGAAGAACCAGAAGAGGCATAGATCACCGTATTTTAGGTATAGCTTGTTGACGGTCTGGTATGCTTTCTGTAGAAGATTTTCAGAAGGTTCTTTATATTCTGAAGTTGTATCTATCCAATGAAGGAATTGTTTCACTTGGTGCTGGAATTCTATAGAGCAGTCTGCTCGTCTCAGAAGGCCCGCTTCCTTCGTTTTATTTACACGAGATTCCTggttttttttcctctgttctttttttatcaatggAAAGGTGATAGGGTTGTGGAGGTAACGGTTAGGTATCATTTTAGGGTACAAAATGTTAGGTGGTGCTGGAAATGTGAGCCTCTTTTGTCTCACGTGACCGTTTCCGCCTAGTAGTGGGTAGTACATTGATACATGTTTCGCCGGCGGGAAGTTTGCAACGAGGCGAAATAggaattgagaaatgctatatccACACTCTTGTCTCCGGTCGGTTTTTGATCAGTccttattctattaaaaaaaaaaaaaaaattaagacatCTGCAAGGTGGAATAAAAGTGGGGTATAGCattgagtaatactatatatcattattttctcttcattttatcTCCCCAAAGTCGATGTGACATTAGATTTAGAATGGATTACTATTGGTTTtgatttaattgtgattttgaaagttacatcaattttaagagataaaattatggtatatagcattactcatagaAGTTTATTTTCGAAATATGGATTTGAATTAGTAATACTTATTTTATAAGGTGtaattttttgtcaattaaGTTATCATTTGGACACAAGTTATTCCATCCTTAAGatatttgggaaaattacagtttacccccttaaagttgacagcgtttttcaatttcaacatcaaagtttcaatttttgcaattcacccccccacaaagttccaatttatttcaattcgaccaatattatcccaatattttcatattgtccctgatttttttttttaatgaaaaaataaataaatttggaggtgcaaaaatggccagatggccaaggggtggctacgaccatcccgaattttttttaaaattttttttataaaaaataaaaaaataaaaaaataaaaattaggggcaatatgagaaattttggatacaattggttaaattgcaaaaaattggaactttgggggggtggattgcaaaaattgaaactttgatgttcaaattaaaaaatgttgtcaactttggggaggtaaactgtaattttctcataTCACTGTCATTGAAATTGAGATctcattcaaaaagaaaaatataaaatactgaGTTTTTTTAACTGATTGTTTTGACAATCTAATCTGCAAGGACCATGACGGAGACTTGTTTAATCCTTCTTTTGAGGAGGCTAAACATAATCAACTTAGGAATCGTGATTCAGAGCACGCCAGGCaggaaatatattttttttaatattttaatgccaaaaaaaaagataaaataaaataaaatttgttagcATGCTTAGGACGCTGAAGTGCTATTTATCTTCACCCATCAACTTAGGGACCATGATTGAGAATTGTTTACTCCTCCTTTCGAGGAGACTAAACATAATCATGACAGCTATTGAAAATCTTAGTGAAAGACATGATGTATTACTATTAACctctttctgttttgtttttcttttggtagaaAATACCAATTGAAGTGAAGAATTTTATTGAACAAAAAGTAGTTGGGTCAACTATGAATAACAGTTTCAAGCTTTTAAAACGTGGCAGTAAAACTTGTTGAATTTAAAATTCATTAGTGATGTATCTAAAACGTGGCAGTAAAACTTAATGATGATGTTATGATATAAAATGTACTCGGGAGTTTGGGGCATTTTTTCCACTTATATTAATCATGTATCCACCACTTAAGGAAAAACAAGTgggctttttcttcttttcctgtCCTCGTAAAGGTCAACCTAGCGGACAAGTGCTAGTGGGATACGTCTCTTTTGCAAAATGTAATTTgttttcctcctcttcttcgGCCTTTACATTTTTTGTGGGGCTGCAATCCGTCTTCAGAAAGGCACCAAAGCCAAGCGCGTAACAAAGACCTTGAAATCTAACGCAAGGCGCGCAAGCGCAGCACGGTCAACTTCTTAAACTTGGATTGGATTAAGGCACTCCCATCAAACGGGATAAAAATTGGGCAGTAAATATAACAagtttcttattttcttattgaATTAATGATGAAAGTGCAAATTATTAGTAGTTAGAAATCTATGTATATAGGGCTGGCATGGAGTAATAGACTTAAAGAATCAAATAATTATCTTTATGGAATATCTATTATGTTATTTGGTGGcatcataattattaaaaataattattccttaagaataactatttcttcttaaaaagctcgaaataattttattttttttttaaatgaaatagttgAAAAcgagataaaa encodes the following:
- the LOC132189107 gene encoding DEAD-box ATP-dependent RNA helicase 42, producing MDEGKHKSRREESEKSEEDVKRSHHRDREREREKERNGERHREKRSRDSRRSERERSSDSDDKYEKEREKEKQRERERAREKKREREREEREREKEREKEKRERAREKDREREREREKREREREEREREREEREREKERERKEREKEREKEKEKERRRRREADSDGSDGGDEHRERDRKRRRRDNDDYKERDRERSSSRPRKHRDDSEERKKSGDDDSDKIEKKQTREEELEDEQRRLDEEMEKRRRRVQEWQELRRAKEEAERENHGEATADEPKSGKAWTLEGESDDEEVPHTGKSETEMDVDEEAKPTNEKEGDQDSVFVDSENGTVASTLANVGNGAAGDDEEIDPLDAFMNSMVMPEVEKLNNTLAPSTVEDKNVDSKNKDKKHEGSNSEQPRKGPKKSMGRIMQGEDSESDYGDLEKDEDPLEDEDDDEFMKRVKKTKAEKLSIVDHSKIDYIPFRKNFYIEVKDIAKMTSEEVVAYRKELELKLHGKDVPKPIKTWHQTGLTSKILETIKKHNFEKPMPIQAQALPIIMSGRDCIGVAKTGSGKTLAFVLPMLRHIKDQPEVVAGDGPIGLIMAPTRELVQQIHSDIKKFAKVLGIRCVPVYGGSGVAQQISELKRGTEIVVCTPGRMIDILCTSGGKITNLRRVTYLVMDEADRMFDMGFEPQITRIVQNIRPDRQTVLFSATFPRQVEVLARKVLNRPVEIQVGGRSVVNTDITQLVEVRPESDRFFRLLELLGEWYEKGKILIFVHSQEKCDALFRDLLRHGYACLSLHGAKDQTDRESTISDFKSNVCNLLIATSVAARGLDVKELELVINFDVPNHYEDYVHRVGRTGRAGRKGCAITFISEEDARYAPDLVKALELSKQAVPDDLKAVADSFMTKVNQGLEQAHGTGYGGSGFKFNEEEDEVRRAAKKAQAKEYGFEEDKSDSDDDNEGIRKAGGDISQQAALAQIIAAASKVSTPSMQTPVSASQLLPNGGLPVTLPGVIGLTIPGTAPVVPGSGLPAANEAAGAARAAAIAAAFNLQQNLAKIQADALPEHYEAELEINDFPQNARWKVTHKETLGPISEWTGAAITTRGQYFPPGRIAGPGERKLYLFIEGPTEQSVKKAKSELKRVLEDITNQALQLPGGAQPGRYQVL